One region of Scomber scombrus chromosome 10, fScoSco1.1, whole genome shotgun sequence genomic DNA includes:
- the xkr7a gene encoding XK-related protein 7 isoform X2 has protein sequence MMFETADISMLRLLESFLKSAPQLVLQLSIMIQASQVLPLQGLSASASLISLAWMISSYQKVLRDSRDDKLPMTYKAVIVQILWHLFTIGARTLAFALFASVFQLYFGIFIVAHWCIMTFWIIQGETDFCMSKWEEIIYNMMVGIVYVFCWFSVREGRTRCRMLIYSLTVFVENVALTTAWYLYRGSRTSDFYAVIMVCVVASSYALGTFFMFVYYCLLHPDGPVSGWGYMVEKEVAVESLASPASSLPPDLVSSPPRTLQRTKGSDREQGPGVDGDVFQVRPPRGAQALVRPLTPRTEGPVIRIDLPRKKYPAWDAHFIDRRLRKTILVLESAAPVTPRIQYRCLGTPKEVMEYETTV, from the exons ATGATGTTCGAGACTGCTGATATCAGCATGCTGCGTCTGCTTGAGTCTTTCCTGAAGAGCGCCCCTCAGCTGGTGCTGCAGCTCTCCATCATGATCCAGGCCAGTCAGGTGCTGCCCCTTCAGG GGCTTTCAGCCTCGGCCTCCCTCATATCCCTCGCCTGGATGATCTCGTCCTATCAGAAAGTGCTGAGGGACTCTCGAGACGATAAGCTGCCCATGACCTACAAAGCCGTCATAGTTCAGATTCTGTGGCACCTGTTCACCATCGGGGCCCGCACACTGGCCTTCGCCCTGTTCGCCTCAGTGTTCCAGCTTTACTTCGGCATCTTCATCGTCGCGCATTGGTGCATCATGACATTTTGGATAATTCAAGGCGAAACGGACTTCTGTATGTCCAAGTGGGAGGAGATCATCTATAACATGATGGTGGGCATCGTGTATGTTTTCTGCTGGTTCAGTGTGAGAGAGGGGCGCACTCGTTGCAGAATGCTCATCTATAGCCTGACTGTGTTCGTTGAGAATGTGGCGCTCACCACTGCCTGGTACCTATACCGCGGCTCCCGTACCTCAGACTTCTACGCCGTCATCATGGTGTGCGTGGTGGCCAGCAGCTATGCTCTGGGCACCTTCTTCATGTTTGTGTATTACTGTCTGCTGCACCCTGACGGCCCGGTCTCAGGGTGGGGCTATATGGTGGAGAAGGAGGTGGCTGTGGAGTCACTGGCCTCTCCAGCTTCTAGCCTCCCCCCTGACCTGGTGAGCAGCCCCCCCAGGACCCTCCAGAGAACTAAAGGGTCAGACAGAGAGCAGGGTCCTGGGGTAGATGGAGATGTGTTTCAGGTGCGGCCGCCTCGGGGAGCTCAAGCCCTAGTGCGCCCCCTCACACCCAGGACAGAGGGGCCCGTCATCCGAATAGACTTGCCCAGGAAGAAGTACCCGGCCTGGGATGCTCACTTCATCGACCGCCGGCTGCGTAAAACCATCCTGGTGCTCGAAAGTGCTGCTCCGGTCACGCCAAGGATACAGTACCGCTGTCTGGGCACACCCAAAGAAGTGATGGAGTACGAGACCACCGTGTGA
- the xkr7a gene encoding XK-related protein 7 isoform X1 — MAAKSDGAPVSLRNEIPPECPARSDPGPPQRRPAEQRYSLPDCCWTLCALLVFFSDGASDLWLAADYYLRSQYWCFALTLVFVIVPSVVVQVLSFRWFAYDFSDAAESGTAAAAAVVAASGPEETDFSTKDSDERGAGRAAGAGVLPGPGTGGGARGCCRVLLWLFQGIIHIFQLAQVWRYVHALYLGVQSRWHGDPERRHYYWRMMFETADISMLRLLESFLKSAPQLVLQLSIMIQASQVLPLQGLSASASLISLAWMISSYQKVLRDSRDDKLPMTYKAVIVQILWHLFTIGARTLAFALFASVFQLYFGIFIVAHWCIMTFWIIQGETDFCMSKWEEIIYNMMVGIVYVFCWFSVREGRTRCRMLIYSLTVFVENVALTTAWYLYRGSRTSDFYAVIMVCVVASSYALGTFFMFVYYCLLHPDGPVSGWGYMVEKEVAVESLASPASSLPPDLVSSPPRTLQRTKGSDREQGPGVDGDVFQVRPPRGAQALVRPLTPRTEGPVIRIDLPRKKYPAWDAHFIDRRLRKTILVLESAAPVTPRIQYRCLGTPKEVMEYETTV; from the exons ATGGCCGCGAAATCTGATGGTGCACCCGTCTCCCTACGAAACGAAATCCCACCCGAGTGTCCTGCCAGGTCGGACCCGGGCCCTCCCCAGCGCCGTCCCGCCGAGCAGCGCTACTCCCTCCCGGACTGCTGCTGGACACTCTGCGCCCTTTTAGTCTTCTTCTCGGACGGGGCCTCAGACCTGTGGCTGGCCGCAGACTACTACCTAAGGAGCCAGTACTGGTGCTTTGCGCTGACTCTGGTCTTTGTGATAGTCCCGTCCGTGGTGGTTCAGGTGCTCAGCTTCCGATGGTTCGCCTACGATTTCTCGGACGCAGCCGAGAGCGGCACAGCTGCAGCAGCCGCCGTGGTTGCAGCGTCGGGACCGGAGGAGACAGACTTCAGCACCAAGGACAGCGACGAGCGGGGCGCTGGCCGTGCTGCCGGGGCCGGGGTGCTGCCCGGGCCGGGCACCGGGGGAGGAGCCCGGGGCTGCTGCAGAGTGCTCCTGTGGCTCTTCCAGGGCATCATTCACATATTTCAGCTGGCACAGGTCTGGAG GTATGTCCACGCCCTGTACTTGGGTGTGCAGAGTCGCTGGCACGGGGATCCCGAACGGCGCCACTACTACTGGCGCATGATGTTCGAGACTGCTGATATCAGCATGCTGCGTCTGCTTGAGTCTTTCCTGAAGAGCGCCCCTCAGCTGGTGCTGCAGCTCTCCATCATGATCCAGGCCAGTCAGGTGCTGCCCCTTCAGG GGCTTTCAGCCTCGGCCTCCCTCATATCCCTCGCCTGGATGATCTCGTCCTATCAGAAAGTGCTGAGGGACTCTCGAGACGATAAGCTGCCCATGACCTACAAAGCCGTCATAGTTCAGATTCTGTGGCACCTGTTCACCATCGGGGCCCGCACACTGGCCTTCGCCCTGTTCGCCTCAGTGTTCCAGCTTTACTTCGGCATCTTCATCGTCGCGCATTGGTGCATCATGACATTTTGGATAATTCAAGGCGAAACGGACTTCTGTATGTCCAAGTGGGAGGAGATCATCTATAACATGATGGTGGGCATCGTGTATGTTTTCTGCTGGTTCAGTGTGAGAGAGGGGCGCACTCGTTGCAGAATGCTCATCTATAGCCTGACTGTGTTCGTTGAGAATGTGGCGCTCACCACTGCCTGGTACCTATACCGCGGCTCCCGTACCTCAGACTTCTACGCCGTCATCATGGTGTGCGTGGTGGCCAGCAGCTATGCTCTGGGCACCTTCTTCATGTTTGTGTATTACTGTCTGCTGCACCCTGACGGCCCGGTCTCAGGGTGGGGCTATATGGTGGAGAAGGAGGTGGCTGTGGAGTCACTGGCCTCTCCAGCTTCTAGCCTCCCCCCTGACCTGGTGAGCAGCCCCCCCAGGACCCTCCAGAGAACTAAAGGGTCAGACAGAGAGCAGGGTCCTGGGGTAGATGGAGATGTGTTTCAGGTGCGGCCGCCTCGGGGAGCTCAAGCCCTAGTGCGCCCCCTCACACCCAGGACAGAGGGGCCCGTCATCCGAATAGACTTGCCCAGGAAGAAGTACCCGGCCTGGGATGCTCACTTCATCGACCGCCGGCTGCGTAAAACCATCCTGGTGCTCGAAAGTGCTGCTCCGGTCACGCCAAGGATACAGTACCGCTGTCTGGGCACACCCAAAGAAGTGATGGAGTACGAGACCACCGTGTGA